AACGACGGTAGCGTTGATGCCGCTCACGCGTCAAGAAGCTGACAGCGGACACTAGCGGCCCCGAATGTCGAGAATCGCCGGTCGGGTTTTTGGTCGTCAATGCGCTGCGCTCATGCGAGCTTTGACGTCCGCGGGGTCACCGTCGTTCGGCGTTTGACACAGCGACGCACTGACCTCCGCGCCGAAAAGAAAAACGACGGCGCAAAAATATAACCACATCATCAGCACAGCGAGCGAGCCGGCTGCGCCGAACGCGCCCGCCGTTCCGGCATGCGCAAGATACAAACCGAACAAGTGCCTGCCCACGGTGAACAGCAGCGCAGCGACGGCCCCGCCGATCAACGCCGAACGGAAGTTGACTCGCGTGTCAGGTAGCCATTTGATCAGTGCGCCAAGTCCGAAAGCGAGTATCACGAGGCTAAAAATCGACTGCGCGACATCGGCGACAACGCTAAGCGTCGAACTACCGAAAACAGCACTGCCGGCTGTCTGTATCGCGGCGTCGAGCACTAGCGAGACCACCAGCAGAAAGCTGAGTCCCATGAGCAGGCCAAGCGAGACGAGTCGCGCCCGTATCACCCATGCCAGACCGGCGAGTCCTTTAGGCGATTTCGCCGCAAAGACCACGTCGAGTGCCGTATTCAGGCAAGAAAACGTTGCCGAGGCTCCGACGAGAACCAGCACCACAGAAAACGCCGCCGCCACGCCACCACCGCTCGAATGATGCGCGTGCTCGACGACAGCCTGCATGGCTGCGGCGGCATCGTTGCCCAATAGCTGCCTGATCTGGCCGAAGAACTGCCCTTGCGCGATGTCGCGGCCGACGAACCAGCCTGTGATCGCGAAGACGATCAGTAAAGTCGGCGCCAGCGAAAACGCAGAGTAAAAACCGATGCTCGCGCCCATCATCGCGCATCGGTCCGACGAAAACCGTTCTACGGCGTCCCTCACGACGGTCACCGCATTGCCTGACCGTCCGGATCGGGAGCCCACTTGGCGTCGCTGGTTTTCCATGCTGTTCTCCCGTCCGCTCGTTGTCTCTAGTGTGTCGAGTGGCGAGCAATTTCCAGGCCGCCGGGACGCGAGGCGCTCTGTCTTCGTCGAGGCGCCGCGCACCATGACAGCGATGAACAAGGCGTT
The nucleotide sequence above comes from Paraburkholderia sp. FT54. Encoded proteins:
- a CDS encoding YihY/virulence factor BrkB family protein, coding for MENQRRQVGSRSGRSGNAVTVVRDAVERFSSDRCAMMGASIGFYSAFSLAPTLLIVFAITGWFVGRDIAQGQFFGQIRQLLGNDAAAAMQAVVEHAHHSSGGGVAAAFSVVLVLVGASATFSCLNTALDVVFAAKSPKGLAGLAWVIRARLVSLGLLMGLSFLLVVSLVLDAAIQTAGSAVFGSSTLSVVADVAQSIFSLVILAFGLGALIKWLPDTRVNFRSALIGGAVAALLFTVGRHLFGLYLAHAGTAGAFGAAGSLAVLMMWLYFCAVVFLFGAEVSASLCQTPNDGDPADVKARMSAAH